A region of Thiofilum sp. DNA encodes the following proteins:
- a CDS encoding trypsin-like peptidase domain-containing protein: MKKLISPSRLGTWLLLWLLVPIVAGAAGKSSSSEELRQLANSVVKVYTTAEVFNAFTPWNSGSESRIGSGFIIEGNRIVTNAHVIANGTFIEVQRDGTPERYEAEVEFVTHEADLAILTVQDKEFFKDKKPLTIGGLPEVHQEVTAYGFPTGGDSLSVTKGIVSRIEYQTYAHSDLMFKAIQIDAAINAGNSGGPALSNGKVVGVVMQVAGNGEENIGYIIPTSILNHFLKDIADGKYDGFPRLALVTEELLNPSMRKKYNLKSGDPGILITSVCADTDAEKFLKVGDIITHVDKYAIESNGSIMYEPDRFINFFHQVDMLQVGETLKLKIIRDGKPLDIAMPLLSSDHTDYSYDEQPRYWVYGGFVFTPRKIFDRCLTRQEFDKLEQPKQTEYVRISRVLASSSNVGFHDASMIVDKVNGQYFNDFNEFYKLVNSIKEPFITLTSSSGYEVVIERSIAQAEHEKLLKKYHMKADRSEDLKQLDKDLKNAAAD, translated from the coding sequence ATGAAGAAATTAATTAGCCCATCTAGGCTAGGTACTTGGCTATTATTGTGGCTGCTAGTACCAATAGTCGCTGGGGCAGCCGGTAAATCGAGTTCTAGCGAGGAACTCCGGCAATTAGCTAATTCAGTGGTGAAGGTTTATACCACGGCAGAAGTGTTTAATGCCTTTACCCCTTGGAATTCAGGCTCGGAGTCGCGTATTGGAAGTGGTTTTATTATCGAGGGTAATCGCATTGTGACCAATGCACATGTAATTGCCAATGGTACTTTTATTGAGGTGCAACGCGATGGCACACCAGAGCGCTATGAGGCCGAGGTAGAGTTTGTCACGCATGAGGCAGACTTAGCTATTTTGACGGTTCAAGATAAAGAGTTTTTTAAAGATAAAAAGCCTTTAACCATTGGTGGCTTGCCTGAGGTGCATCAAGAGGTCACGGCTTATGGTTTTCCCACCGGAGGTGATAGTTTAAGCGTGACTAAAGGCATTGTGTCACGTATTGAATATCAGACCTATGCGCATAGTGACTTAATGTTTAAAGCGATTCAAATCGATGCGGCGATTAATGCAGGGAATAGTGGTGGTCCTGCTTTATCGAATGGCAAAGTAGTTGGGGTGGTCATGCAAGTCGCTGGAAATGGCGAGGAAAATATTGGCTATATTATTCCTACCAGTATTTTAAATCACTTCCTAAAAGATATTGCTGATGGAAAATATGATGGTTTTCCGCGTTTAGCCTTAGTGACCGAAGAACTCTTAAATCCTTCGATGCGTAAGAAATATAATTTAAAAAGTGGTGATCCGGGTATTTTAATTACCAGTGTTTGTGCGGATACGGATGCGGAAAAATTTTTAAAGGTAGGCGATATTATTACACATGTCGATAAATATGCGATTGAAAGTAATGGTAGTATTATGTATGAGCCTGACCGCTTTATTAATTTTTTCCATCAAGTCGATATGTTACAAGTCGGCGAGACTTTAAAGCTGAAAATTATTCGTGATGGCAAGCCTTTGGATATTGCTATGCCATTGCTGAGTTCTGATCATACTGATTATAGTTATGATGAGCAGCCACGTTATTGGGTTTATGGTGGTTTTGTGTTTACGCCGCGTAAAATATTTGATCGCTGCTTAACTCGCCAAGAGTTTGATAAGTTAGAGCAACCTAAGCAAACTGAATATGTACGCATTTCGCGTGTCTTAGCCTCTAGCAGTAATGTGGGTTTTCATGATGCAAGTATGATTGTTGATAAAGTCAATGGGCAGTATTTTAATGACTTCAATGAGTTTTATAAATTAGTTAACTCCATTAAAGAACCCTTTATTACTTTAACTAGCTCTAGTGGTTATGAAGTAGTGATTGAGCGCTCAATTGCTCAAGCAGAGCATGAAAAGCTACTGAAAAAATACCATATGAAGGCAGATCGCTCTGAAGATTTGAAA
- a CDS encoding monovalent cation:proton antiporter-2 (CPA2) family protein yields the protein MELMLQVFIFLAAGVIAVPLASRLGLGAVLGYLIAGAVIGPFVLGLVKNPESIMHFAEFGVVMMLFLIGLELEPSLLWRMRSPILGLGGLQVIVTTAALASVGYYVLDLTWQASTAIGLILSLSSTAIALQLLAERQHLKSESGQASFAVLLFQDIAVIPIIALLPLLATTASKGSKAAEHGSSLIAHLPAWQQAGITIAVILSIIFSGRLLLRPILRFIADSNLREIFTAAALMLVVGIALVMGMVGLSPALGAFIAGVVLATSEYRHELEATIEPFKALLLGLFFMSVGANIDFNLLIKEPILIGYLVIGLVVVKFFLLLFLAKVYRISHSERYWFAFCLAQGGEFGFVLLALALQNQVLGSHWVDILTVTIALSMLTTPILVMINERILQPHLKLPQDLEIGEDAKLTTQQDTPVIIAGFGRFGQIIGRLLVANHIPVTVLDNNTAHIERVRPFGFKVFYGDASRADLLEMAGAATAQVLVIAIDEREKVKDIIRIAKNHYPNLKLYVRAYDMLNYQELQALGVNHVEREMFHSSLQLGQQVLKALGMRAYQAHRKALQFALHDKMLIEALGKIKAERGSKAFVSEARRVQEEVLELLQADRYNRHYYTDHTWEQPIEDEQRSH from the coding sequence ATGGAGCTAATGCTGCAAGTATTTATCTTTCTCGCAGCAGGCGTTATTGCTGTACCGCTAGCCAGTCGCCTAGGCTTGGGAGCGGTATTAGGCTATTTAATCGCTGGGGCAGTAATCGGTCCCTTTGTGTTGGGCTTAGTAAAAAATCCAGAAAGCATTATGCACTTTGCCGAGTTTGGCGTAGTGATGATGCTATTTTTGATTGGTTTGGAGTTAGAGCCGTCTTTGCTGTGGCGCATGCGTAGCCCGATTTTAGGTTTGGGTGGATTGCAGGTCATCGTTACAACGGCTGCCTTAGCATCAGTGGGCTACTATGTGCTGGATTTGACTTGGCAAGCTTCAACCGCTATCGGGTTGATTTTGTCCTTATCCTCGACCGCGATTGCTTTGCAATTATTAGCCGAGCGCCAGCATTTAAAAAGTGAGAGCGGTCAGGCGAGTTTTGCCGTATTACTCTTTCAAGACATTGCTGTCATTCCCATTATTGCGTTATTACCCTTATTAGCAACCACCGCTAGTAAAGGGTCTAAAGCCGCCGAACATGGTTCCAGTCTTATTGCACACTTGCCTGCATGGCAACAGGCGGGTATTACCATTGCAGTGATCTTGAGCATTATTTTCAGTGGGCGTTTATTGTTGCGCCCCATTTTACGCTTTATTGCGGATAGTAACTTAAGGGAAATCTTTACTGCGGCTGCTTTAATGTTAGTGGTGGGCATTGCTTTAGTAATGGGCATGGTAGGGCTTTCGCCCGCCTTAGGTGCATTTATTGCGGGTGTGGTATTAGCAACCAGTGAATATCGTCATGAGTTAGAAGCAACGATTGAGCCATTCAAAGCCTTACTACTCGGTCTATTTTTTATGTCGGTAGGGGCGAATATTGATTTTAATTTACTGATTAAAGAGCCGATTTTAATTGGTTATCTGGTTATTGGCTTAGTCGTAGTTAAGTTCTTTTTATTATTATTTTTGGCTAAGGTCTATCGTATTAGTCATAGTGAACGCTATTGGTTTGCTTTTTGCTTAGCTCAAGGGGGCGAGTTTGGGTTTGTGTTATTAGCTTTGGCTTTGCAAAATCAGGTGTTAGGCTCGCATTGGGTAGATATTTTAACGGTCACGATTGCTTTATCGATGTTAACTACCCCCATTTTGGTTATGATTAATGAGCGTATCTTACAACCCCATTTAAAGTTGCCGCAGGATTTGGAAATTGGCGAGGATGCCAAACTGACGACGCAACAAGATACTCCCGTTATTATTGCCGGATTTGGGCGTTTCGGTCAGATTATAGGACGCTTATTAGTAGCCAATCATATTCCAGTGACAGTATTAGATAATAATACTGCCCATATTGAGCGGGTAAGACCGTTTGGTTTTAAAGTGTTTTATGGTGATGCGAGTCGCGCTGACTTATTGGAAATGGCAGGCGCGGCTACGGCACAAGTGTTAGTCATTGCCATTGATGAACGTGAAAAGGTTAAAGATATTATTCGTATCGCTAAAAATCATTACCCTAACTTGAAACTCTATGTGCGTGCCTATGATATGCTGAATTATCAAGAGCTTCAGGCATTAGGCGTGAACCATGTAGAGCGTGAAATGTTCCATTCCTCTTTGCAGTTGGGACAGCAGGTTTTAAAAGCATTAGGTATGCGAGCTTACCAAGCGCACCGCAAGGCATTACAGTTCGCGCTACATGATAAAATGCTGATTGAGGCATTGGGTAAAATTAAAGCAGAACGGGGCAGTAAAGCCTTTGTGTCTGAGGCACGGCGAGTACAGGAAGAGGTACTCGAATTATTGCAAGCGGATCGTTATAACCGCCATTACTATACAGACCACACTTGGGAACAACCGATTGAGGATGAGCAACGCAGCCATTAG
- a CDS encoding NAD(P)H-dependent oxidoreductase produces MQRILVLLAHPAFERSRVQSYLADAAKSLEGVKVHDLYHHYPNFMIDVMREQGLLMEHEVIVFQHPFYWYSVPALLKEWMDLVLEHGFGYGSKAVALKGKYLMNALSAGGSSKSYQATGLNRFTVRQLLAPFEQTATLCGMHYLEPFVVYEADSLSEKQLIQQAERYRNSLLSLQRGDTWS; encoded by the coding sequence ATGCAGCGTATCCTAGTGCTATTAGCGCACCCCGCGTTTGAACGTTCTAGGGTACAGTCTTATTTAGCGGATGCAGCTAAATCATTAGAAGGGGTGAAAGTGCATGATTTATATCATCACTACCCTAATTTCATGATTGATGTGATGCGTGAGCAGGGCTTATTAATGGAGCACGAGGTGATTGTGTTCCAGCATCCGTTTTATTGGTATAGCGTACCTGCACTATTAAAAGAATGGATGGATTTAGTGCTAGAGCACGGTTTTGGATATGGCTCTAAAGCGGTGGCGTTGAAGGGTAAGTATCTGATGAATGCATTGAGTGCTGGAGGCAGCAGTAAATCGTATCAAGCTACGGGACTTAATCGCTTTACGGTGCGGCAATTATTAGCACCTTTTGAGCAAACCGCGACCTTGTGTGGTATGCATTATTTAGAGCCTTTTGTGGTGTATGAGGCGGATAGCTTGTCTGAAAAACAGCTAATTCAACAAGCCGAACGTTATCGTAACTCGCTATTGTCTTTGCAGCGAGGTGATACATGGAGCTAA
- a CDS encoding FtsX-like permease family protein: MNLSYHWTLWTRRWRLPEMRLLLIAMIVSVAVVTAVGFFTDRVGGAMRAQAVELMGGDLVLTSTRPLSDDFTKQAEQQGLRTAQMLKFSSMASTADAMQLVEVKAVSGAYPLKGEVRLAKAVGQAYTVATSLPKAGEIWVEPALMNMLQLNIGDQVELGNSLFTVSELIIQEPDRGTSFLQISPVVLMNAADVPATGLVTIASRARYNHYYAGNSRTIEAFQTWLKPQLKSIEKIRTLDDGLPSVQESLQRAMRFLGLSSLLSVVLAATAIALTSASLVRREMVAVAVTKAMGQVRSGLMQEQFISLFILALIAALIGSALGYGLQFFLADRLAEVINETLPLPSWRPVWLGFLTAVILLLGFALPYIWQLLNTEPIQILQQRFNTIRVPLKWWLMTLAPALYGLFWLQAQDALLALWILGGLVAGLGVFWLAALGLVKWVNYLSGRFSWRWLAVFRGARRSVLLLVVFATGFFSLLLLTTIRTDLVNRWEESLPVNAPNQFLINIQPQDQQGVVKALQARQLEGELYPMIRGRLMAINGKEITQEQFENPEAKQLLNREFNLSSFSELPASNKVLEGTWFKAETKEGFSIEEGVGKTLGFGLGDRLTFDIAGQRFEQPVTSVREVKWDSLQPNFFVVAAPQLLNDLPHTFITSIHVPKPSQALLQQVIQQYPSITAIDVSAIMEQIRALINRATFAVQGIFLFTLVAGVVVLIAALQSQRSERQREIAILKSMGASYTELKQRISIEFIAIGALAGVLAGLIASLLGALVAWQLFDLVGSFNPWPPVLGAVAGALLVGLSGFWSLRGLLNVPPMLLLKG, translated from the coding sequence ATGAATCTCTCCTATCATTGGACGCTCTGGACGCGGCGCTGGCGCTTGCCAGAAATGCGCTTATTACTAATTGCGATGATTGTCTCAGTGGCAGTCGTTACCGCAGTAGGCTTTTTTACCGACCGTGTGGGTGGAGCGATGCGAGCGCAAGCCGTGGAGCTAATGGGCGGCGATTTAGTCCTGACCTCTACACGCCCTTTGAGTGATGACTTTACTAAGCAAGCCGAGCAACAAGGCTTACGCACGGCGCAAATGCTGAAATTTAGTAGTATGGCAAGTACTGCCGATGCTATGCAATTAGTCGAGGTTAAAGCAGTCAGTGGTGCTTACCCCTTGAAGGGCGAGGTACGTCTGGCTAAGGCTGTAGGACAAGCCTATACCGTAGCCACCTCTCTACCTAAAGCGGGTGAGATCTGGGTAGAGCCTGCTTTAATGAATATGCTGCAACTCAACATCGGTGATCAAGTTGAATTAGGTAATAGCCTATTTACGGTCAGCGAGTTAATCATTCAAGAGCCAGACAGGGGTACGAGCTTTTTGCAAATTTCACCCGTCGTTCTAATGAATGCGGCGGATGTGCCTGCGACCGGATTAGTGACGATAGCCAGTCGCGCCCGTTATAACCATTACTATGCGGGGAATAGTCGTACTATTGAAGCGTTTCAAACGTGGCTCAAACCGCAATTAAAATCGATTGAAAAAATTCGCACCTTGGATGATGGTTTGCCCAGTGTACAAGAGTCCTTACAGCGGGCTATGCGCTTTTTGGGTTTGTCCTCACTCTTGAGCGTGGTACTAGCCGCGACTGCAATTGCTTTAACCAGTGCTAGTTTAGTGCGCCGTGAAATGGTGGCGGTAGCCGTGACTAAAGCGATGGGGCAGGTACGTAGTGGTTTAATGCAGGAGCAATTTATCTCCTTATTCATTCTCGCGCTAATCGCGGCCTTAATTGGTTCTGCCTTAGGGTATGGCTTGCAATTCTTTCTGGCGGATCGTTTAGCAGAAGTCATTAATGAAACTCTGCCTTTACCGAGTTGGCGTCCGGTGTGGCTGGGGTTTTTGACCGCAGTGATTTTATTATTAGGCTTTGCTTTGCCTTATATTTGGCAATTATTGAATACTGAACCCATTCAAATTTTGCAGCAGCGCTTTAATACAATTCGTGTGCCTTTGAAATGGTGGTTGATGACTTTAGCTCCTGCCTTATATGGATTATTTTGGTTACAAGCACAAGACGCACTCCTTGCGCTGTGGATTTTAGGTGGTTTAGTAGCGGGCTTAGGCGTTTTTTGGCTGGCTGCGTTGGGGTTAGTGAAGTGGGTGAATTATTTAAGCGGGCGTTTTTCATGGCGTTGGTTGGCGGTGTTTCGGGGGGCTAGGCGTTCAGTCTTATTATTGGTGGTGTTTGCCACGGGATTTTTTAGCTTATTACTACTGACCACGATTCGTACCGATTTAGTGAATCGTTGGGAAGAAAGTTTACCCGTCAATGCACCGAATCAATTTCTGATTAATATCCAACCGCAAGATCAACAAGGTGTGGTCAAAGCCTTACAAGCGCGTCAATTAGAGGGCGAGTTATACCCTATGATTCGTGGGCGCTTAATGGCAATTAATGGTAAGGAAATTACCCAAGAGCAATTTGAAAACCCAGAAGCTAAGCAATTACTCAATCGGGAATTTAATTTATCTTCCTTTAGTGAATTACCCGCGAGTAATAAGGTGCTCGAAGGGACTTGGTTTAAAGCAGAGACTAAAGAGGGGTTTTCGATTGAGGAAGGTGTGGGTAAAACCTTAGGTTTTGGGCTAGGTGATCGTCTTACCTTTGATATTGCGGGACAACGTTTTGAACAACCGGTGACGAGTGTGCGTGAAGTGAAGTGGGATAGTTTGCAACCCAATTTCTTTGTGGTCGCAGCCCCTCAGTTATTAAATGATCTCCCGCATACGTTTATTACTAGCATTCATGTGCCTAAGCCCAGCCAAGCTTTACTCCAACAGGTGATTCAACAATACCCTAGTATCACCGCTATTGATGTTTCCGCGATTATGGAGCAAATTCGCGCCCTGATTAATCGTGCCACCTTTGCGGTACAGGGGATTTTCTTATTCACCTTAGTGGCAGGGGTGGTGGTACTGATTGCCGCATTACAATCACAGCGCTCCGAGCGCCAGCGTGAAATCGCTATTTTAAAATCAATGGGCGCTTCCTATACCGAGCTAAAGCAGCGTATTAGTATAGAGTTTATTGCTATTGGCGCATTGGCCGGAGTATTAGCGGGTTTGATTGCCAGTCTATTAGGGGCTTTAGTGGCATGGCAGTTATTTGATTTAGTAGGCAGTTTTAACCCTTGGCCACCCGTATTGGGAGCGGTAGCAGGGGCATTATTAGTGGGTTTATCGGGCTTTTGGAGTTTAAGGGGATTATTAAATGTGCCGCCTATGTTGCTACTCAAAGGATAG